Part of the Burkholderia sp. FERM BP-3421 genome, TCGCCGAAACCGTCCGCGTGACTGACCACTGCGCCCACCACCAAGCCCGAGCGGTTCTCCATCAGGATGTGCCCCTGATAACAAAGGATGGCTCCGCTTTGCCGCCCCTTTCGGAACAGGCGCGCATCCGGATCAGTGCTCGATTCATGCGTGTCGTTGCTGCGCCGCTTGCCCTTCCAGTCGGTGTCGACATTGCGGCCACCGCCGGCCGGTGGATCGTCCGAACCGTCCTTGGGCCGGAAGCTCTTGTGGCTGGCCCACGCCTGGATCAGCGTGCCATCAACCGAGAAGTGTTCTCTGGAGAGCAGCCCTTGCTTGTCGGCCAAGCTCATGACTTCGGTAAAGAACGCTTCGACCACTTCGTGCTCGAGCAGACGATCCCGGTTCTTGGAGAACACCGAGTGGTCCCAGACGGCGTCTTCGATCGCCAGTCCGACGAACCAGCGGAACAGCAGGTTGTAGCGCATCTGCTCCATCAGCATGCGCTCGCTGCGCACCGAGTACAGCACCTGCAGCAGCAACGCACGCAGCAGCTTCTCGGGGGGAATCGACGCACGGCCGCTGTCCGCATAAATCGTGCCGAACAATCCGTTAAGTCGCTTCAGCGCTTGATTGACCAGCAACCGAAGCGGTCGCAACGGATGATCGGCCGGCACGAAGTCTTCCAGCTTCACCGTCGTGAACAGCGGTTCTTGCATCTCGTCCATTCCGCGCATCGCTCTCGCCTGCTCAAGATCATGAACACGATATCTCTAACGCACCGCCCTCAGGGCCCGTTTACACCGTATCCAAATTCAACAGCCTGCTAGGAGCCCCTCGACGAAGCATGATCGATCGATACAGCAAGCAGCCGATCGCGCAAGCGCTCGTCGCGAAACCCGAACCACGGCCTATTCCTCCGACGCGGCAGACAGCGCCTCGCGGGCAAGACTGCCTCCCTGCCTGATTCCGATGGCCGACACCGCGCAGGCCAGCGCACTCGAACACGCGCACACGAAGAACACGCTGTGAATACCCGCCATGCCAGCCTTCCCTCCAGCCGCGACGATTGCGCCGAACACCGCGACGCCCACCGCGCCGCCGATCTGCCGTACGGTCGTGAAGATCGCCGAGGCGACGCCGGCGCGTCGGCGCTCGACCGAGGTCAGCAATGCCGCGGTCATGGCTGGGATGGCCAACCCCAAGCCGAACGGGATCGCGGCCAATGGAACGAGCATCCGCACATAGGGCGTATCGGCGCCGATCCCGTGCAGCGCGGCGTAGGCGAACGTCGCGATCGCAAATCCGAGGACCATCGGCAGACGCGGCCCCGACTTGGCGGCCAGGCGGCTGCCGAGCAGATTGGATACGGTGACGGTGCCCGTCAGAGGCACGAATGCCAGCCCGGTCTGAATGGTCGAATAGTGTCGAACCGTCTGGAAATAGAAACCGAGGATGAAGACAAGGCCGTAGTACGCGAAATTGTTGAGAAAGCCCGCGCAGGTCGCCGCCGAGAACGACGGCCGGCGAAACAGGTGCAGCGGAAGCATGGGATTGGGCGTGCGCCGCTCGATGACGATCAAGACGAGCCCTGCCGCGAGCGCGGCCGCGGCGCCCGCCAGCACGACAGGCTGCCGCCAGCCGCTCGCGCCGCACTCGATGATGCTGGCGGTCATGGCAAGTACCGCGACGATCGCACAGAGTTGGCCCGGTATGTCGATGGACGTTTTCGGCGCGTGCGGCGGCGTCTCCTTGATGAAGCGGGCGAGCCAGATGCCGAGTGCGCAAATGGGCAGGTTGACCAGGAAGATGCCGCGCCATCCGGATACCGCGAGCAGCAGCCCGCCGACCACCGGCCCCGCAGCGACGGCGAGCCCGCCCGCCGCGTTCCAGAGCCCGAGAGCACGCGCTCGGACGGCGGCATTGTCGGCGCAGGCGTCATTCAAGAGCGCGAGCGAGTTCGGCACGATGAGCGCCGCGCCCAGGCCCTGGACTGCGCGCGCGGCGACCAGTTCTGCACCGGATCGCGCGAGTCCGCACATGGCCGATGCGAGCGCGAAGACGACAAAACCGGCAACGAGGACGCGACGTCCGCCGCTGCGATCTCCCAGCGCGCCCCCGGACATCAGCAGCGTCGCAAAGGCAAGCGTGTAGGCATCGATCATCCACTGGAGTCCGGCGATCGTGGCGCCGAGGTTCGCGCCGATCCGAACCAGCGCCACATTCACGATGGTGACGTCGAGCTGGATGATCACAAAGCCGAGGCTCGTGGCGGCAATGGTCAAAAGGAGAGGCGAACGGTTCATCATCGGGGCAGTTTAAGAGCCGATGACGGATTGACGTTACACTAAAAGATGAACAATCATGCGTGGCGCGCGTCCTGGAGTCCCAGTCCTAGAGGCAGCACGCTATCCGGAGAGGTGCCATGAGTCGTTTCGAACCCAATGTAGCGTTTCCGGCGTCGTTGATCGGCGAACCCAACCGCGCGCGGATTCTCATGGCGTTGTGCGCGGGCGAGCAACGGGCCGGCTCGCTTGCCCAGTTCGTGTCGGCATCGCCGCAGGCCACCAGCAATCATCTCGCTCGGCTGGTGAAGGGGGGGCTGGTCTGCGTACGGAGTGACGGACGGCATCGCTACTATCGATTGGCGAATCCGGAGGTCGCACGGGTCCTGGAACTTCTGGCGGTGCTCGCGCCGCCCTTGCCGGCCCGACTGCATGGCCGCGTGGACCGGACGCTCCACTACGCGCGCACCTGTTACGACCATCTCGCCGGTACATTGGGCGTGGCGCTTGCCGATGCGATGAGACGCGAAGGATTCCTGTCCAAGCCGACGGGCAAGGACGATCAACGACACTGGCGGGTGACACGACGCGGCATCGCGTGGTTCGCCGATCTCGGCGTGGACACGAGTGCGTTGCGTGGGCCGCTCACGCGTATTGCACGTTGTTGCCTCGATCGCACCGAGCACCGGCATCATCTGGCGGGGCCGCTGGGCGTCGCGATGCTCAGGTGCATGGTCGAGCATCGCTGGCTCGAGCGCAATGCGGGCACGCGCGCCGTCAGGCTGACCCGTGAGGGTGCGCGCATGCTGAAGTCCAGTCTGGGTATCGACACCGACAGCCTGCGCGAGCCCGAACTTCCACGACCCGGCATCGACGCCATGTCGCCGGACTAAGCGGCTGCGAGTCCGGTCCGCGCCGCGATCATGCGTTTGAGCCGCTCGCGCTCGGACGCCCGATCCTCGGCCGACGGGCGCCGGCCTCACCCTGCCCCCGAACGTATTGCGCCAACGAACAAGCCTTGTTCCGAGATATCGTGACGCTTGCTCCGGCCATTCGACCGCTCACACAATCCAGGCGCCCCGTCCGTTGGTCGATCCGCTGACGAGCCTTACTTTTCCCACCAGTGGCGGTTGGCGTCCTGAAGGTTCTTCTGAACGCCCTTGCTCACATTTCGCGTGGCCTCGGCCTTCGATTGCACCTCGTCCGTTTCGGCTTTCGAGCGTGCCAGATCAGCGTTGATCTTGTCGTTCTCGCGATTGACCTGCGTTTCGAGCTGCTTCAGGCGCAGTTCCTTGTAGCGGTTCTCGTAAGCGCGGTCCTGATCTTCGATGCTGCGTTGCCTGCCGGCAGCATCGCGACGTTCACGGTCACGCTGCGACGCCATCGCCGCTTGCGCACGGTCACGCTTTTGCTGAGCCGCTGCCGCCGCCTTTTGCTGCCGCTGCTGCTCGGCTTCGTAAGCGCGCTGCTGCGCGTCGCGTTCGGCTACCGCATTGGATTCAAGCTGCTGCATGCGGGCAAGACCCGCATCCATGTTGACGGCGGTCTGGGGCGGCTGCCCCTGCGCGGCTACCGCCGTCGGGATCAGCAGCGAAAGAAAAACGGCCCGCTTCATTTCGCCGCTTCCGTCGCTTGAGCCGGACATTGCGCGTTCGGCTGGACACGGGTCGTCGTGTCCGAGCCGATCATCATCGCCATACCCGGCTTGAATTCGCAGACGCGGCCCACCTGTGCGCTGATGTACGATTTCTTGCCGTCGCGATAGGCGATCTGCACACCGTCGACCATCACCTTGTCGCTCACCATCGAGCCCGCTGCGGCGCCGACCGCGCCCCCGGCGACCGTTCCCACGCCGGTACGGCCCCAGCCTCCCGGCCCCGTCGCACCGCCGACGGCCGCCCCTGCGAGCGCGCCGAGAACCGTACCGGTCAGTTGCGCCGCTTGCTTGTTCTGCTCGTTGCTGACCTGCACGCGAGCCGGCAGGATGGTCAGAATTTCGATCGTGCGCACTTCCTGACGCTGGTTCACTTCAGTCGCGCTATAGGAATCGGCGCGATTTTCCATACCGGGCGTTGCGCAACCGGCCAGAATCATCGAGCCGGCAATCGTAGCGATGGTGATTTTTTTCATGAATTCCCCGTTTGTATTTTATGTCGGCGCAATTCTAATTTAATGATTTTGTAAAGGTCAAGTTTGAAAAGCGCATCGCCCCGAGTGGCTTGACGAGAGCGCGACAAAGTACGACCCGCTTACCGCCAGGAAAAGGCAGCGATCTCTGGACTTCCACCCATGATCCACCAGGCCAACCCAATCCCCAAATATACCGCCATCCGAATAAAAGTATTTAGCATATAAAATTATTATTTTTTAATAAAAATCAATCAATACTCCAAATATTTTTTCAATTCCCCCATCCACACCAATACGATTCAGCCTACGATGACTCCATAAGTCGCGAGAAGAAGTACTAACGACATGCACTATTCGACAATATGGATTCCTTGTTTTTATGACGAAAGCAAATAACGGCCCGATGCTCGACAAACCAACCACGGCCATCAACGCGTCCTGCGCACGACATTCCGCTGGATCGGGGCATCGGGCGCATCACACCAGCCCGTAGATGAGTTCGTTCTTCGGCAGCCATCCTTCGACACCATCGATGGACTGCTACGCCCGCCGTTTGAGTCATGCAGTCCCACCCCGGGGTCGCGATCCGGTGAGCCTCAACCATGTCATTCCGTCGCACTTGCGTCGCCAGCAGTTCTTTGGGTTTGCCGTTTTCGTACCGATCTTTCGTGGAGAACCCACTTGGCATCCAACTGCTCGACTTGCGCCTGGTTGGAGCGACGCGGGCCACCATGCACTCAAGCAACCCGAGCGGCTAACGGCGCGCTCACACATCCGAGACAGACGCTCCCGGGCATGTTAGCCATCCCCATGCTCTCGAGGAGCCGACCTCATGCCTGCGATTCGATGCCGCCAATCGACGACGTCATCTCCGTCTATTCACTCCTTCCGGGCCCGGAGCCGGAAAGCGATGCCACCATCTCGTCTTGACTTAGCTCATGCTGCACCATCGATGAGTTGATGATGGACATTGCAGGCACCGAGGAATTCTCGAAGCGGGCCGCCGTTATTGCACGCCAGCGGACGCGGGGCAACGTAGGAAAATCTGAATTGCCCTCGTCGTCCACCATCAAGCCGGAGCCTAACCTCGTCCAGTGGCTTTCGATTCCATTCCTGGATGGCTGTCGCCCAGTACGACGTTCATGTCGACAGGTCTCGTGCAGATACAGGCCGAAAACGGGTACCACGGCTACATCGCTGAAATCGGAGCCTACTACTGCAGTGCCTGACGGGGCTTGCGACGACTCTCCATGCTGGGGAAAAGGCGATTGCCATCGACGTGTTCGATGATCAGTCGACGAATGCCGATCTCGTCGGGTATAACGAAGTCGGCTCGACCGGAATTCACGACCTGACACAACAGATAACGCAAAGCGTTATCGCCCGAATGCGGACATCGCGATCATCCGGCGATCGTCACTGGATGTGAGAGCGGAGGATATTCTCCAGCGTGGCGGCAAGGTACGTTTCTTCTCGTTCGACGGCGGCCATACGCTCGACGTGCTGCTCAACGACCTCCGCCTCGCGGTTGAAATGCTCGCGCCTCACGGCATCATCTCGATCGACAATATTCTGAATCCACAATGGCCGGGCATCATCACCGGCTCAGTTCGCTTCTTTGATGGCGAAACCGACTTGCGTCCGGCTGCATTTTTCCCAATAAGCGGATCCGCACATTCGCGCCATTTTCGGGTTTCTACAAGAAGGCATTGCTCGGCATCGCGCCGACGGCCATCCAACGTCGAGAGGTAGAGTTCTCGAACTTCACGGCGGATCAATACCAAGAAGGTGACGATCTCGATCGCTTCCTTGCACGCCATCAGCAGGTGTGCCGTCAGCGGAACCTGCCAGCGGAATGAGGCACGAGCCGTCCTCGAGAATCACCGACAAGACAGCCTGCGTTTTCCGCGTTGGTGCAACAAAATCGCGACCCGCATGGAGGAGCCGCACGCGAGAGCGGTGCTGGAAGGGAAACCCGAACTCAGCCAAGCGGCTAACCGATTCGATGGCGGGCTCCCCCACCGGCACACGCTATCTCGCGAAACATCCGTTAGCGGCTCTTGTCGTCGATGGACCACATAAATTCGGTCTGCAAATTGCCTTTGAACGCCGGATCGGTACGCGACAGATAGAAGTTCATGAGGTAGCGGAGGCCCTTCGCGCCGTTGCCGAACGACACCGACGCGGCACCGTGGCAGGACATGCAGTTGGTCTGGATGCCAAGCGATGCTGACGATTGTGAGCCTGCGCGGAGGTACAGCGATCGAGACGCCCGACAGTCTGCTCGCGCGTCTGCTGCAGCGCATTCGCCGGCCACCGGCGGGCGGCAACAAATACGACTACCGGCAGTGGGCGATGGAAGTGCCGGGCGTAACCGCCGCGTTCGTCCATCCCTTGCGTCGCGGCCTTGGTACCGTCGACGTTGTGATCGTGACGGATGATGACCTGCCTTCGGACGACGTGCTGAAGATGGCGCAGGCTCACATCGATGATCAACCGCTCGATCCGAAAACTGGCGAGTTTATTGGCCTACCATGGATCGCATGATGGAAGCGACCTGAGCCGCAGCCGGATGACCAATCGATTCACAAGGAATTCACAGCCAATGAGGCAGACTATCGGGCGGCTGTCATTCGTGAGCAGCGCGACGCGTGCCTGCGCGACTCCGACACTCGCACTGTCACCCCCCCGGATGCTCCAGTAGCTGTACAGAACCAAGCTGCGCTTTGGGTGGAGTATCGCCAAAAGTTGCGCGACGTCACGATCCAGCCAGGGTTCCCGTTCAACGTAGAGTGGCCGGAGGCCCCACGCGCGCATTAAACGCACTTGTTGCCGAGCAGACCGGGTATGGGGGCTACGCTACAATCTGGCTGACCTGGGTTTGAACTGCCGGCCGACCGGCGGCAAAAACAAAAAATTCTCAACAATAGTAGACAGTGAAGCATTCACGAATCCCTGAGCTTGATCTGCTTCGATTCATCGCTGCCCTTGCAGTCGTGTTTTTTCACTACGCATTCCGGGGCTATGCAGCTGATGATCTGACCGTCATGCACTATCCGCTGCTTGAGCCGATCGCAAAATATGGCTTCCTAGGCGTGCACCTGTTTTTCATGATCAGCGGCTTTGTCATCCTGATGACGGCTGGCGACGGCAGCGTGAAGAACTTCATCGCGTCGCGCGCGGCACGCCTGGCACCGGCGTTCTGGGTTTGCTGTACGATGACCTTCCTCGTGACGCTCGCGATAGGCGGCGATCGCTTCAGCGCGACCTGGTCGCAATACCTAGTGAACATGGTGACGCTTGGCGGCGGGTTCGGCTCGGACCCGATTGACGGTGCGTACTGGTCGCTCGGTGCGGAGCTACGATTCTACCGCCTAGTCGCGATTTTGCTGATCCTCGGCCAGATTGACCGCACGGAGCGATGGCTGTTCGTATGGCTGGCCGCTACGGTGCTCGTCGAGACATTCCCGTTCATCAAGCTCAAGACCTTCCTGGTGACGGACTACGCGGGCTTCTTCATTGCTGGCGCTGCGCTCTTCCTTATCCGCAGGCACGGACTATCGCGGT contains:
- a CDS encoding IS5 family transposase, whose product is MDEMQEPLFTTVKLEDFVPADHPLRPLRLLVNQALKRLNGLFGTIYADSGRASIPPEKLLRALLLQVLYSVRSERMLMEQMRYNLLFRWFVGLAIEDAVWDHSVFSKNRDRLLEHEVVEAFFTEVMSLADKQGLLSREHFSVDGTLIQAWASHKSFRPKDGSDDPPAGGGRNVDTDWKGKRRSNDTHESSTDPDARLFRKGRQSGAILCYQGHILMENRSGLVVGAVVSHADGFGERASALRLLDCVPGRHAKTLGADKGYDMRDFVRDCRTRKVTPHVARNDTHQGGSAIDGRTSRHAGYGISQVIRKRIEEHFGWGKTVGRIRQTAYRGIKRVDQHFKLTMLASNLTRMARILAAVPQGATR
- a CDS encoding MFS transporter; translation: MMNRSPLLLTIAATSLGFVIIQLDVTIVNVALVRIGANLGATIAGLQWMIDAYTLAFATLLMSGGALGDRSGGRRVLVAGFVVFALASAMCGLARSGAELVAARAVQGLGAALIVPNSLALLNDACADNAAVRARALGLWNAAGGLAVAAGPVVGGLLLAVSGWRGIFLVNLPICALGIWLARFIKETPPHAPKTSIDIPGQLCAIVAVLAMTASIIECGASGWRQPVVLAGAAAALAAGLVLIVIERRTPNPMLPLHLFRRPSFSAATCAGFLNNFAYYGLVFILGFYFQTVRHYSTIQTGLAFVPLTGTVTVSNLLGSRLAAKSGPRLPMVLGFAIATFAYAALHGIGADTPYVRMLVPLAAIPFGLGLAIPAMTAALLTSVERRRAGVASAIFTTVRQIGGAVGVAVFGAIVAAGGKAGMAGIHSVFFVCACSSALACAVSAIGIRQGGSLAREALSAASEE
- a CDS encoding ArsR/SmtB family transcription factor, with the translated sequence MSRFEPNVAFPASLIGEPNRARILMALCAGEQRAGSLAQFVSASPQATSNHLARLVKGGLVCVRSDGRHRYYRLANPEVARVLELLAVLAPPLPARLHGRVDRTLHYARTCYDHLAGTLGVALADAMRREGFLSKPTGKDDQRHWRVTRRGIAWFADLGVDTSALRGPLTRIARCCLDRTEHRHHLAGPLGVAMLRCMVEHRWLERNAGTRAVRLTREGARMLKSSLGIDTDSLREPELPRPGIDAMSPD
- a CDS encoding DUF5384 family protein encodes the protein MKRAVFLSLLIPTAVAAQGQPPQTAVNMDAGLARMQQLESNAVAERDAQQRAYEAEQQRQQKAAAAAQQKRDRAQAAMASQRDRERRDAAGRQRSIEDQDRAYENRYKELRLKQLETQVNRENDKINADLARSKAETDEVQSKAEATRNVSKGVQKNLQDANRHWWEK
- a CDS encoding glycine zipper domain-containing protein: MKKITIATIAGSMILAGCATPGMENRADSYSATEVNQRQEVRTIEILTILPARVQVSNEQNKQAAQLTGTVLGALAGAAVGGATGPGGWGRTGVGTVAGGAVGAAAGSMVSDKVMVDGVQIAYRDGKKSYISAQVGRVCEFKPGMAMMIGSDTTTRVQPNAQCPAQATEAAK
- a CDS encoding baseplate J/gp47 family protein, which translates into the protein MLTIVSLRGGTAIETPDSLLARLLQRIRRPPAGGNKYDYRQWAMEVPGVTAAFVHPLRRGLGTVDVVIVTDDDLPSDDVLKMAQAHIDDQPLDPKTGEFIGLPWIA
- a CDS encoding phage tail assembly chaperone, whose amino-acid sequence is MRDSDTRTVTPPDAPVAVQNQAALWVEYRQKLRDVTIQPGFPFNVEWPEAPRAH
- a CDS encoding acyltransferase family protein, with amino-acid sequence MKHSRIPELDLLRFIAALAVVFFHYAFRGYAADDLTVMHYPLLEPIAKYGFLGVHLFFMISGFVILMTAGDGSVKNFIASRAARLAPAFWVCCTMTFLVTLAIGGDRFSATWSQYLVNMVTLGGGFGSDPIDGAYWSLGAELRFYRLVAILLILGQIDRTERWLFVWLAATVLVETFPFIKLKTFLVTDYAGFFIAGAALFLIRRHGLSRSRIGLVCGAWALSLYRELQLLPYFSEHFGLNLNAWTIAVVMTAFFAVMLALALRRTSVLASPRWIWFGAVSYPLYLLHQNIGYMLFNQFGDTVDHDAVFWGVIVGAIGLSLVLHVAVEKPLAGPLKRRLMCWLDAVQSGGAALRARVEKISRSS